From Mycoplasma sp. 2045, a single genomic window includes:
- the dnaE gene encoding DNA polymerase III subunit alpha yields the protein MKKIYLHTNTEYSFLNSAIRVEKLIKLAVENNLEFLPLTDKENLYALQYYWDMQDKFNIKPLIGIELYLSEGFTVIVLAKNNNGYAFINQLIYAKSEGKVVSYYELDNSDIFIIDHQYLGNRAKGIAVDKYLSNFYLNNKTPLEYQTVYAPAKKVLNFEDNEILRVIQKIGSVNEETQTYNEYLDEEDWEDLHEDVYKNMLYIAQNCNVSKPNNSIKLAKFSDNAAAEFKKLLINDRTKELIYKFGEDVVVNRVNYEISVIAKLGFINYFLIIQDAIAWAKKNKIEVGPGRGSASGSIISYILGITDINPLEFGLLFERFLNIDRVSLPDIDIDIQDNRRNEVLEYIKNKYGEENVALITTFQTLALKNSIRDVARYLDVPLSEVEKICNAIKSTDLSLVDAYETNSKYRSYVDKYPNLHEYASKIEGLPRQIGTHPAGIIVCDQQINKIIPTIYNNGLIQQVQFTLNHLEKYGLIKIDFLALKNLTILKEIEDLLEPEQTFEKVIGNSYSVQLEDKTKKLLNNTHTNGIFQLESIGMQRTIKEVKIDSFDDIYAIVSLFRPGPMEFIGTYGKNKQNQNRIETIHPLYDQIVKPTFGIIVYQEQIMQIAQQVANMSFAQADLLRRAISKKDEKLLHSYKAEFFKGGLQNNISIDLLERIYSNIEKFAAYGFNKSHAVAYSLISYKLAFYKANYPLIFYKVLISNSSSDQQNIKKYTVEANDQDIKVQSPEINNSSNMVEIVDNELYLPFNMIKGIGESAVEKILEERNQNGKYENFIVAYLRLRNLGNVTESNIETLIKVNAFREFYGMQTLLNGLIICKQLNDLFVASYKKIEGDKKQQLQEFIKMQNIEQIEFELIPSDLNEQIQYESQLLGSIYNLNSNISNKHNTLTLDQLTDQYEWIEVMLTKVTKDAKGRPRLSVTDSTKSVTVFGFNNRAIEILNDTRPRRMLILIKISKGFYNFSDWKEVDNG from the coding sequence ATGAAAAAAATATATCTTCACACAAATACTGAATATTCATTTTTAAACTCTGCTATCAGAGTTGAAAAACTCATTAAATTAGCAGTTGAAAATAATTTAGAATTCTTACCTTTAACAGATAAAGAAAACTTATATGCATTGCAATATTATTGAGATATGCAAGATAAGTTTAATATCAAACCACTTATTGGTATTGAACTTTATTTATCAGAAGGATTTACTGTTATTGTATTAGCTAAAAACAATAATGGATACGCTTTTATTAATCAACTTATTTATGCTAAATCTGAAGGTAAAGTAGTTTCATACTATGAACTTGATAATTCAGATATTTTCATTATCGACCATCAATACCTAGGAAATAGGGCTAAAGGTATTGCAGTTGATAAATATTTAAGTAATTTTTATTTAAATAATAAAACTCCACTTGAATATCAAACTGTCTATGCACCAGCTAAAAAAGTTTTAAATTTTGAGGATAATGAAATCCTCAGAGTTATTCAAAAAATTGGTTCAGTTAACGAAGAAACTCAAACATATAATGAATATTTAGATGAAGAAGATTGAGAAGATCTTCACGAAGATGTATATAAAAATATGTTATACATTGCACAAAATTGCAATGTTTCTAAACCTAATAATTCAATCAAATTAGCTAAATTTTCAGACAATGCAGCAGCAGAATTTAAAAAATTATTAATTAATGATAGAACTAAAGAACTTATTTACAAATTCGGTGAAGATGTTGTTGTAAATAGAGTTAATTATGAGATTTCTGTTATTGCTAAATTAGGTTTTATTAACTACTTTTTGATTATTCAAGACGCAATTGCTTGAGCTAAGAAAAATAAAATTGAAGTAGGACCTGGTAGAGGTAGTGCTTCTGGATCAATTATTTCTTATATATTAGGAATTACGGATATTAATCCACTCGAATTTGGATTGTTATTTGAACGTTTCTTAAATATTGACAGAGTTTCTCTTCCTGATATTGATATTGATATTCAAGATAACAGAAGAAATGAAGTTTTAGAATACATTAAAAATAAATATGGAGAAGAAAATGTTGCTCTAATTACAACGTTTCAAACTTTAGCACTTAAAAACAGCATCAGAGATGTTGCTAGATACTTAGATGTACCACTTTCAGAAGTTGAAAAAATTTGTAATGCAATTAAGTCAACTGACTTAAGTCTTGTTGATGCTTATGAAACTAATTCAAAATATAGATCATATGTAGATAAATATCCTAACTTACACGAGTATGCTTCAAAAATTGAGGGGTTACCAAGACAAATCGGAACACACCCTGCTGGTATTATTGTTTGTGATCAACAAATTAATAAAATTATTCCCACAATTTACAATAATGGATTAATTCAACAAGTTCAATTTACATTAAACCATTTAGAAAAATATGGCCTTATTAAAATTGACTTTTTGGCACTTAAGAACTTAACTATTCTCAAAGAAATTGAAGATTTATTAGAACCTGAACAGACTTTTGAAAAAGTCATAGGAAATAGTTATTCAGTTCAATTAGAAGATAAAACTAAAAAATTACTTAATAACACACATACAAATGGAATTTTTCAACTTGAATCAATAGGAATGCAAAGAACAATCAAGGAAGTTAAAATTGATTCATTTGATGATATCTATGCAATTGTTTCGTTGTTTAGACCCGGTCCAATGGAATTTATTGGTACATATGGTAAAAATAAACAAAACCAAAACAGAATAGAAACAATTCATCCACTATATGATCAAATTGTTAAACCTACATTTGGAATTATTGTTTACCAAGAGCAAATTATGCAAATTGCACAGCAAGTTGCAAATATGTCTTTTGCTCAGGCTGATTTACTTAGAAGAGCAATTTCTAAAAAAGATGAAAAGCTATTACATAGCTATAAAGCTGAATTTTTCAAAGGTGGATTGCAAAACAATATTTCTATAGACTTATTAGAAAGAATTTATTCAAATATTGAAAAATTCGCTGCTTATGGATTTAATAAATCACACGCTGTTGCTTATTCATTAATTTCATATAAGTTAGCTTTCTATAAAGCAAACTACCCACTTATTTTCTATAAAGTGTTAATTTCAAATTCATCATCAGACCAGCAAAATATCAAAAAATATACCGTTGAAGCTAATGATCAAGACATAAAAGTTCAATCACCCGAAATTAACAATTCATCAAATATGGTTGAAATTGTTGATAATGAACTTTATTTACCATTCAATATGATTAAAGGAATTGGTGAAAGTGCTGTTGAAAAAATACTTGAAGAAAGAAATCAAAATGGTAAATATGAAAACTTTATAGTTGCATATCTTAGATTAAGAAATTTAGGAAATGTAACTGAGTCAAATATTGAAACACTTATTAAAGTTAATGCATTTAGAGAATTTTATGGAATGCAAACTTTATTAAATGGACTAATCATTTGCAAGCAGCTTAATGATTTATTTGTCGCTTCATATAAGAAAATTGAAGGCGACAAAAAACAACAACTCCAAGAGTTTATTAAAATGCAAAATATTGAGCAAATTGAATTTGAACTCATACCAAGTGACTTAAATGAACAAATTCAATACGAATCTCAATTATTAGGAAGCATTTATAACTTAAATTCAAATATTTCAAACAAACACAATACATTAACATTAGATCAGCTTACAGATCAATATGAGTGAATTGAAGTTATGTTAACTAAAGTGACTAAGGATGCTAAAGGTAGACCTAGATTATCGGTAACAGATTCAACAAAATCTGTAACAGTTTTTGGTTTTAATAATAGAGCTATTGAAATTCTTAATGATACAAGACCTAGAAGGATGTTGATTTTAATCAAAATTAGTAAGGGATTTTATAACTTTAGTGATTGAAAAGAGGTAGATAATGGATAA
- a CDS encoding DUF2779 domain-containing protein has product MEQKNIIKITANNFLKVFFKNPLLVFHSNNLVDWIKQSAYFDKYNVSIDDYLSNIKFGNIDELDDDDEDESSENAIDANTVSEFMSEQNLQMELDTNSDKLVWSNNFLHELDSIFAKQENSEQVEFIKVNVSEFLQFKLDAYNWYLNKHNYKPNEVGYIKQIDNLEVKLQQTLNYLNDEKIKVIIEPVFAYKIENQNDVFYLTSSALIYDKQLKKYVGLSYVDKAKKDLYQKNFYNYNVLNKANIPLESISEIIINPFVNKLRLTQKNEIDFYEVFSAMTKIKSPSKPSNKSDKLDWTSEDDFYNLFTPIEHGLLKSGALALYDSWNEQDYLNDFTKNSNSFILSAKRGYYCDRSLGLNFEEFVAMPNAIKTFSEFIDQIKETHDIYKSVNSLIEKANGVFLTKDKRGSSPESYVFYEPFDSYIDKIINSYYLAPELSNIDYNLFRYCFSKDAEDNFELMNSLNDYINAYKNSQISNSSLINIPTDVFKSPDKLVIRAYLYGKDFIPYSFGRIVKESEDKVLELINKYEKINAINVKAALDKIFKIHLKDSVIVWYDYEGFSSIYPVIPGTSSYQQIVNQVSVIKTQNGKEIYKENFVIDTKNFDLSKTIYMFKIIHDKDAKGYVVYNKTYENTRNKELLNLIEIEYKNNNEKIQEQIHLHFETLGNFRQAINEINNLAIDLNDIFKSTSTELKSRLISDKYFIVFKENTNNETLELVKLINSDIETFALDRICYINELLRFSSIKKVEKYITHNNLKLKTLITPYSELVIQKGTMAMEKAQIRHAKLIGDSHWENDIVPELKKYCENDVRAMIMVYELIMYILRLKFPELDEYEYKIDSEKYEYKIENEQITLAPRD; this is encoded by the coding sequence ATGGAGCAAAAAAATATTATTAAGATAACTGCAAACAACTTTCTAAAGGTTTTTTTCAAAAATCCTTTACTTGTTTTTCATTCAAATAACTTAGTTGATTGAATTAAACAATCAGCTTATTTTGATAAATATAATGTATCAATCGATGATTATTTAAGCAATATTAAATTTGGCAATATTGATGAATTAGATGATGATGATGAGGATGAATCTAGTGAAAATGCAATTGACGCAAACACAGTGTCTGAATTTATGTCTGAGCAAAACTTACAAATGGAACTAGATACAAATTCAGACAAACTTGTTTGAAGCAATAATTTCTTACACGAATTAGATTCAATTTTTGCAAAACAAGAAAACAGCGAACAAGTTGAATTTATTAAAGTTAACGTTTCTGAATTCTTGCAATTTAAATTAGATGCATACAACTGATATTTAAATAAACACAACTATAAACCAAATGAAGTCGGTTATATTAAGCAAATTGATAATTTAGAAGTCAAATTACAACAAACTCTTAATTACTTAAATGATGAGAAAATCAAAGTAATTATTGAACCTGTATTTGCTTATAAAATCGAGAATCAAAACGATGTATTTTATTTAACCTCATCAGCGCTTATATATGATAAGCAACTTAAAAAATATGTAGGTTTATCATATGTTGATAAAGCTAAGAAAGACTTATATCAAAAAAACTTTTATAACTACAACGTACTAAATAAAGCAAATATTCCTCTTGAATCTATTAGCGAAATTATTATTAATCCATTTGTTAATAAACTTAGATTAACACAAAAAAACGAGATTGATTTTTACGAAGTCTTTTCAGCAATGACAAAGATAAAATCGCCTTCAAAACCAAGTAATAAATCTGATAAATTAGATTGAACGAGCGAAGATGATTTTTATAATTTATTCACTCCAATCGAACACGGATTGTTAAAATCAGGAGCACTTGCATTGTATGATTCGTGAAATGAACAAGACTACTTAAATGATTTTACAAAAAATTCAAATTCCTTTATTTTGAGTGCTAAAAGAGGATATTATTGCGATAGAAGTTTAGGTCTTAATTTTGAAGAATTTGTAGCAATGCCTAATGCAATTAAGACATTTAGTGAATTTATAGACCAAATAAAAGAAACTCATGATATCTATAAATCAGTTAATTCATTAATTGAGAAAGCAAATGGTGTTTTTCTTACAAAAGACAAGAGAGGTAGTTCACCTGAGTCATATGTTTTCTATGAGCCATTTGATAGTTACATTGACAAAATCATCAATTCTTATTATTTAGCACCTGAATTATCTAATATTGATTACAACTTATTTAGATATTGTTTTAGCAAAGATGCTGAAGATAATTTTGAATTAATGAATAGTTTAAATGATTATATAAATGCATACAAAAACTCACAGATTTCAAACAGTTCTCTTATTAATATACCTACAGATGTATTCAAATCACCTGATAAATTAGTTATTAGAGCATATCTTTATGGAAAAGATTTTATACCTTATTCATTTGGTAGAATAGTCAAAGAATCTGAAGATAAAGTGCTTGAGCTAATTAACAAATATGAAAAAATAAATGCAATAAATGTTAAAGCAGCTCTTGATAAAATCTTTAAAATTCACTTAAAAGATTCAGTAATTGTTTGATATGACTATGAAGGTTTTTCATCAATCTATCCAGTTATTCCTGGTACATCATCATATCAGCAAATCGTTAACCAGGTATCAGTTATCAAAACTCAAAATGGTAAAGAAATTTACAAAGAGAACTTTGTAATAGACACAAAAAACTTTGATTTATCGAAAACAATATATATGTTTAAGATAATTCATGATAAAGATGCAAAAGGTTACGTTGTATATAACAAGACATATGAAAATACAAGAAACAAAGAGCTTCTTAATTTAATTGAAATTGAATACAAAAATAATAATGAAAAAATTCAAGAGCAAATTCACTTGCATTTTGAAACATTAGGAAACTTCAGACAGGCAATTAATGAAATCAACAATTTAGCAATTGACTTAAACGATATTTTCAAATCTACATCAACAGAACTTAAATCTAGGTTAATTTCAGACAAATATTTCATTGTATTTAAAGAAAATACAAACAATGAAACATTAGAATTAGTTAAATTAATTAATAGTGATATTGAAACATTTGCATTAGATAGAATTTGTTATATTAATGAACTACTAAGATTTAGTAGCATTAAGAAAGTTGAAAAATACATTACACATAACAATTTAAAACTCAAAACATTGATTACACCTTATTCAGAATTAGTTATCCAAAAAGGTACCATGGCAATGGAAAAAGCGCAAATTAGACACGCAAAACTAATTGGGGATTCACATTGAGAAAACGACATTGTTCCTGAACTTAAAAAGTACTGTGAAAATGATGTTAGAGCTATGATAATGGTTTATGAGCTTATTATGTATATTCTTAGACTTAAGTTCCCAGAACTTGATGAATATGAGTACAAAATTGATTCAGAAAAGTATGAATACAAGATAGAAAATGAGCAAATAACACTAGCTCCAAGAGATTAA